Part of the Dreissena polymorpha isolate Duluth1 chromosome 12, UMN_Dpol_1.0, whole genome shotgun sequence genome, ATGGAGCATCATACATTAAAGTTGTGACAAAATATCCAGTCAAAAATGACGAGTAAATACTACGCTCCAGTGATATTGGAGAGGTTTAACTCCCGACAGATTCGTCGGCATCACCGACGGATACGAAACAAACAGATGTCGGACTTCTATAACAGGTAATAAGTTCATCCTCACCGCATGTATATTTTGCTATCATGTTTTTACAGGTAAAAATCAGCTTCTTTTCAATAAGCCATGTAAGAATATCAAAGTCAAGTGCTTTAGATGTTCAAAACAAAggaaatacttttatataaatttgtggGTTAGATCTTGTTACATTTGAGGTGGAATTTTTATTTCAACTGTGTCTAATTTGAAAATGGGCAATATCAATTAACAGTATATAAAGTGCCGTTAATAAAGTAAGGACATTCATAAGTATAACTGAAAGTAAAGTGGTTATACGGTAATACATTCGATTAGAAAAATTAGCGACTGCAgtcaatttatttaatgtttttttaaactgtaaTAGATTCGTattgttattatgaaaattatatcatGACGGTCGCATTATTCTTTGCATTACCGGAATAGAACCGCTTAAAATACGGAAACGTCAACATGTTTATTGTGTACTCTCGCCTTGCGAGctcgttaaccctttgcatgctgggaaatttgtcgtctgctaaaatgtcgtctgctgaatttctaaacttagcattttcttcgatttttttcaaagaatactatcagaatagcaaacagtttggatcctgatgagacgccacgttctgtggcgtctcatctggatccaaaccgtttgcaaagtccttcaaaatttggttccagcactaaaagagcTTAACAATTACTATATTATTCCGACAAAAATGTCATAGAACATTTACATTTTCATAGTCATAACATATTCCAAAATAGTGATTACCTGTTGTATTACATTACAcacgtttttttaaatgacttCATATATACATCTATAATTAAGCGAGGTTTGCCTAAGAGTTTGATTAAATAACATCTAAATGCTTTCAAACAaaagaatacatgtacattataatgATTTTGCGTTTAAAGTTAAAAAAGCAATTATAAGTAAATTATCATATAATTCGAACAATCAATTTCCATGTTTACACGGATTAAATTAGAAAAGGTTAGGTGTAAGAGTAGATCGAATAAATTGATAATCACCACTTTATATTATTGATTTCATTTACCATATTTGAATGGCAATATCAATTTAGCTAATTCAATGTACAGTTTACATGTGCAATGGTGgatgtaaaacacattaaaataggATCGAGGTGTTTTATGTATAAACTGTCAGGAATTTTATAACCGAGTTATCAATGTGATTTAGCTGCTAACTTATTCCGATGTAAAATAAAGCAAGGCTGGTCTTCTCTGAAACAAAAATCCAATATTCctgattaaattatgcattttgaaaTTCAGATGAGTATGAATTGTTGACTGTATTATTTATAGCACAGAAAAGCGATTAATCCATACCATGCGTGATCATTGATATGATCACGCAATGATTTCAAATCATAATCCGGAATTTAATCGGATTAAAGTTACTAGTATAAGACTTTCGTAATTAAAACATCACTAGtactgatttttattttattatcgaTGGATAATTCAGATTGAAATAAAACCGGTCCAAGTAAGTCGAGATTTTGAACACATACATTTTctcatttgttttatgtttcactATAGTATGAAATCATGTGTAGCATATGGAATAGGTTTAAATGAGCCTCGCTCGGGAAAAAAACGGGCACAATGCATGTTCGTAAactgtcgccccagataagcctgtaaagTCAGTAAAGgcaaatcaggaacgacactttctgcttttatggtatttttgttgaaaggatgtctcttcttattaaaaattcagtttatgcggaaagtgtcgtctctgattagcatgtgcggactgaacatTCTAATCTTAAACGACacattgcgcacatgcattaagtcccaatttcccagaacgaggataATTAATGTAGTATACGGTAGCTGGTATGTGCGATGGTAACCATTCGGATATAATCGTAATATCGGCAATACAATGTCCCTGGACATATTCTCTATGTCTGcgtttttatgaaatgtttcgcATCATTGATTCAGATCTAAATGCATGGAAggccaatatttatttattacaataaacTGTTGACTGACAGATACTTAACTCTTATTAACTGTTAAAACCTTATCGTAGAGCTGTGCATACAACCGTTAAACGCTTCGATTGAAAGCGGTGTATCTGATGTATTATTCCTCGTGACATTTAGctaattacaataattttaaacaGCCATCTTTATTGTGGAAGTGTTATTTcagtatataatatttaatgtaaaattcaAGCTTCTTACCGATCGTACAATTTCGGTTAATATGCTGTTTATTTAATCATTAATGAATTCAAACAAACGCTTAGTTAATAACGGAGTTAACAAACAAGGcctgtgctgttgttttttattgtaaagGTACTCCATACAGACCTGTGAGGCACTTAGTTAACGTTGTATATTTGCTTCTTCATTACCACTGGGGTTTATTGATATGGCATCTAATGCATCATAATATTCATGAGCCATGCTCTGAAAAaggggatttcatgcatgtgcgtaaagtgtcgtcccagattagcctgtgcagtccacacaggctaatcagggacgacactttccgcctagactggatttttgctaagaagagacttgcttgaaacgaaaaatatcataaagcggaaattgtcgtccctgattagcctgtgcggactgcacaggctaatcttggacgacactttacgcacatgcatgaaacccccttttcacagagcacggctcttaTCTTGCTAAATATACGCAGATATCTTCAATGCGAACAGACCGACTCGATTGCTCGGATTTACTGGGTCAAGTGTGAGGTTATGCTTGTCTATAAACGGATTAAACTTCCAATGCCCTGCATTGACCGACCCAAGGCGGTGACCCCTGTGGTCATATAACAGTTTGTTGTCGTTTGTATTATCATATCGTGTGTAAGCAACTAGTGCCAAATTGGTCATTGACTGCTCAGGTACTATTTTAAATTACCCAGGGTACTCGTAAGTACACCATAAgataccccgggtacggaaaaaacGCTTTGGGCACCTAGTCATATTCCGGGATACTGGCTAGTATATTGTCCGTGCACTGGGTGGTTTGAACTATTCTTAAGGGTACCCGggtttgttttaaaaagttattgatcCTACAATAACCAATCGTACCTTGCAACTTGCCTATAATCAAGTGCGATTGAATGTTGACTCTGGCGATTGCTCATAGTAGTCTATATTCTTCTCttgcaaaatattattatttagctCTTTTACTCAAAAGTGTCAAAACAATACCTGTTCATTATCAATTTCGTCCGCCACAAAAGTCTCATGATTACTTTATTCATGACACTTTTTTAGATAAACTGCTCGCATAAAACTTCGTTTGTGTAATGATATACccgtatatttataatattttttttgtaattcatATGAAAATTTTTCAGATTAAAGTGTCTGTTTCAGTTAAAATTAATCCGATTATTTATCACTACATCtttaatgaatgcaacatttttgaaaatgcatcttttattgtttaattgttataaaaagaaCAGCGTATGCATAATCGTCTGTGTGTAACGTAAAATTTTGCTTATTTGCAGTATAGCTGGTTTATACAAACAATAAACCGTCATGATTGGAGGGGGGTTCTTCGTGATTTGATTGATTTTGAATTCAATGCACTGggtgtttatatttatttgataaaatgtaaACAGCAATTTTCAATGTCAACGGACTAAGTCCATTATGTTATTTGCTTTAGAGGTAAATGCAGACTGTCCAAATTTCTGCATTTAGTAAGTGTGTGtgtttcaaaatattgtattaaCAATATCGCGTTCGCTTTGTTCGCAACTGTACAAATAGCTGAAAGTGTAATTATTACCGTATATTCAATGCCGAGCTACgtaacaatataatataacaatggcATTTCGAACAAAATACTTCTTACTGTTCGCATTTTGTTAATCCTTTTGTTACGTTATATAAAAACTGCATTCCAGTATTTAAgaaaatctttattttttttattaggcatAGGAATGTACAAATGTATAGGCATTCAAGGTCTTTAAACGGTTCGTAGGGTTCTTTCCCCATATTACGAAAATCGTCCTGTCAAAAACATTgttatacatattaaaaaaagagaaTAAAGAGCACATATTAAGAACCAAGTTTGAATTATTATATTCGTCctcactaataataataatagtgttgctgtttgtttattttcatttgtagcATATAACACCAGTTTAGTAATGGTAGGCTTTATATATGGTTTCAATTAGACTGCGAAACACGATTATAATATAGTGGCACAGTGATATAGCTGGCATCCTTGATGCAATTGCAAGATGTTCATTAAACCATACTCCACAAATTTGTTAATCAAAAACCACATTAGAAACCTTGGATCAAAACGTTTCCGTTTTCAGAGATCACATATATATGTCCGTAAAACAGTCAAGTTTACAGCGTAAATATGTGTTTCGATACAAGGGCGACTATATTAAGTGCATTATCAACTTTCCATGTATTTTTCAGTGTTAACagttacataataaaatacaataaatttaaCTAAAAAATGTGGAAATATAATCAAACAACAAGTTTTAATTATTCTTTTGCTATTTAAGTCAAATTtgcttttttccatttttttgttgttgaaattgaaGTTTATTTCGAACTATTTGAGGCTTTAATTCCATGAGTAAAAAACGGGAAAAGTTAATAATTTCACAACAGGTGAATCGCGAACAAGCAAATCAATACTAATTTATGAAATTCTACGTTTAAGaatttcttttgaaaacaaaTCTATTGTAGTTGAGATGCTGGTAGAAGTTCCGGTTTTATAGTGTTGTTAAAATGGTATTATCAGAGttacaattaataaatacaatcGACTATATTTATATTTGTGCTCCGATTGTctcaaaacatattaaaaacaaaacaaaagaacgAATGATATATTCCAGAGCATTACGTGCATTTCACGATAAACCATTGTATCGAACCTTCAAAAAGCTACCGTTTCAAAAGTCACACTTAAAAGCGTTGGAGCGTCGGATAGATAACGCGCCGTTGACATAAGTATAACAAGTGCCGTGAGACATTTTTAGGGTTTCGCCTAGCAATTATCGAGTGTTGTTGTAATGATTGGTGCACTTCGCGAATACAAAAGAATGACTACCGGTTTTTtgcatgttataaaatatttatacctGTCACTTTGCGATCTACTCTTATGTGTGATGGTGGAACTTAAATTTGCATTTGAATTAATTAAGTGCGTACATAGTTATTGGATCTATCCGTGTGTTAAATATTATGTGACAAAAGTTTATATAGTTTGCTTTAATTTAGTTATACTATATGTGCgcgaattaattatttaaaacgagTTTAAGAATTTCATCTGTgagcatttataatatatacaaaatgtatttgttatgtaCATATTTCAGTCACCTTTTTGTAATTGTTCAATTCcgttttacatgtatattatttcaaTCACTAATTCAGATAGTCATTCAGCATTTATTCGTCGAAATAATCCGTTTAATCTTTTTTGAAAACGACATTTATTCAAACAAACTGCTAGTTGGACATATCAGGGGTTGTTTTTATCTTTTCCAAAATCGTATTTCATATATTCCATGAACAAGCTCTAGTTGTGTATTCAATTGTCTTCTCGCGGTTGGCGGACTTGATTCGGGGTTAATGTCCTTTGGTTGTTTTTACACTAAATACCATTTTTTCGATGGTTCTGTAAGACCCCATTTTGGCAGCGTATTTTGCATTTaaagtgtttgttaaaaaaataatgtattatgtttcaatgaaatatatttcTATAACGTGTCTGTGGACAAAAACGATTCTATTTATCTGCCTatcttttttgttttacatgaaaGAGCTCCATTAACACATGTGTATATTTTCGATAATCGATTAATATTGTTACTCTCAATACTATAATTTACTTCATAGACATTCGTTTCTGATTTTCCTTTCATGAACAGTTATGATGCGATAAAACAAGTGATAATAGCGCTCTATTGCTATCGACACAAGATAACCACGACCGACGTAAATTATTCGATAATATTTGAAACCGGTGTCACGATAAtcgttattttcatatttttaaaaacacGCACTACTATGTTGAGacacaatgtatatatttatgtttatatataagtCGTTGATATCAAAAACGCTTTTGTATAAAGACTTTAACAAACAAAACGGTCGGAATTACTGTGACCACTCATTTAATTCAATGTCAAATAACTCgtttatttgaaaacatgttttccCCTTATCTACATTATATACTTTGAAATTGTTCAACAGTGTTCGAAGAACATGATCAATATAAATGCCGaaaaaattatattgataataatttGATTTATGGAACAATCTGGTTAAGAATTGTTCACTTGCTGTATACACTGtccacaaaaaatatttgttgtttttgtttttattatatgaatacataaTTGCAAAATCATTAGTAATTTGTAGTATATTCAGTTCAAAATCACATATCGGTTTAAGTACGAGATTGCACCAGATTACGAACATTGTTCATTATATTGAACATACCACAATAACATATTACTGTAATTTGAACTACTTTTTACGAAAGTCAACACTCAAGGTTGATAAGTGTCTTCTTTAACTTGGCAGAAATCAACGAGGTGTCAACCTAGAAGAGTAATTAGCTAAGGACCAGTGGTCATATAAAGAATATGAAACAGAAGTGTGAAATTGTTATGCGAGTTTTTCAGGGTAAAAAATAaccgtgtttttttttgttggatCCAAAATAACTGTCAGATCCGGTTTTAGTATAATTATCTACAGGGTCTAATTTGACATACAATTATCTAGTGGCAATAACAAAAGGGTTTCAGAACAAGAATTGTTGTATAATGCGGATTGCGTGATTAGGGCAGTGTATTCTTGTAACTGTCTGCATTGAAAGGTTTACTGTATTTACAACTATAATCGTCGTGTTTTGTTTGGACAGAATAAATTTAACTCTATGACGCTGCTTTCAGCTTTTAGGAGATTTAACACATTGATTAAGGTGACTGAAATGTaagattttcttaaaaaatagaaAACCGAAAGTGTATGGAACTGGAAATAAATGCATGGAACTGTATGTGTTTTTTGTGGCAGAGAACGAAAGAAGGTGTTTTCATGACAATATAATTTTCTGTAATTTGACTCTATGTAAAAATGTgatgaaaattataaattatatgtgaaaatacaagaaagtttgaaaaaaaaaagtatgaaAATCGCAATAAATAGTTTCAATAAAGTTGACATTTCACTTATAATACATCATATACTGTATGTAAAAGTGGAACAAATGAATGCACTTACATATCAGAGTTCAGGGTATAAATAATTCTCGCGAGAATGTTAAAACTAAAAGTGGTTAACATCAAGTCCCCGCAGTTGTCTCGGTTGAAATGGCCTCTGCTTCATCCTATACCGGAAGCGTAAGTAAATAGTGATTGGCCCAGCTTTATCAAagatgatatttaatatttaagttatgACTGAATATTGTTTTGAGATTGCTATTGACAATCTTTGAGCTCTgctttagttcagtttttatatCGTAATAACCAGTTAATGAGGTGTAGTTATTAACACGAAAATGCATACCATATGTCTTGATAAAATGGAGTTAAAATTGCAGAATATTGACTCGAACTCGTATTATTACATCGGCATGCATCTTTTACTTAACTAACTGGACTTATGCTTTCGAATCAAAAAACGTAGTTTTCACACTCTCTCAAAAGCacattaacaagcaaattcgttgaattgatatccccgccaatatgcttctggacacaaaagtgttttattttacactcaaaaaagcattttttcaagatacaaagggccatacctccgttattaacagatgatgtacaatgccattttgcgtgcatcatcctcttatccatatactaactcatacgaagtttcaatgaaatacgccaaagcacttccaagatatggctccggacggacggacggaaagacggacggaaggaagaACGGACGgtcaacgccaaaacaatatccctccgccaatAGGGGGGATAAAAAAACTTCAGCGTTAATATCATCACGCGTTATTTTTACTGTTTGTATAATTTCAATACGTATTTAGCGTCTATAACGAAAGTATCGATATTTATACCTAGTAAAAAAGCagtcattataaataaatatattattaaaaaaaaactacaaagttGGATTTTGTTAATAATAACGCTATATTAAGAAGAAAACTAGATTTCCATAATGCAgtaaatatgaaataataaacataaagtAGAAAATTGGATTTAAGCGAGGAAAATAAAGAAATTGGTTAGTAAGTTGTCAATAATGTGAATAAATAATGGGTAGCTAAGTAGCAAATAGGGTTTATTTGATTGATTTCTAGAAAACATATTATTGCTATAGTattgatgtttttgttgttgtgcgtGTTTCTGTTAGTTCGACCAATAAAAAGTCCATGTACCGGTTGTTGTATTTAATTTCGAtttgagcctcgctttgggaaactCAGGCCTAATGCCTGGCCCTTACCACTGTTatgattttttcggcgtaagctgaataagccagcttttcaccctgacttgacctttgtaagtgtccaataatactcaaataaaatttcccgcggctaggtacgaatgaatacacttcatttattccattggctgatttgagtataacaccagaacattggaaacatatccgcgtctttgtaacactgttttactgcatgaaacaattttatctctaatgaaaaggcccaatagatagaacagttttacaatcaattttcgacataaatacagtttgtgcgttcaccttttattttcagagaattaccagcgcaaaagcgtttaactaaaggctatgttgtcatatttagtacttacttgcattgcatttcaacccgcgaggtttcaggtcaatacgcggtcattttgtgaaagtcagagtttatatacagttcatcaccggagttcgcaaaaggggttgcgatcattgtgtcttactgacaataacgtagtgactgtaatgcattgcattccaatccgcaaggtatcaaggtcagtttgcggtcagttgcagaaatctttatataaacgccgtctcgtaaactgtgtgcacttgaagtctgttttgatcagaaagatactaaataaagatattcggcgatattattgtggtatgtcaatcatcgatttttaatatggtttcaaaatttgcatgataaggaccaattttgataaaattaattagaaatatttatccatttagaccagtttattaagcatgaccacaataattcgctatactataattatgcaattaaataagattcgagtattgccggctgacctatatgcactcgtttattttcatgtttcttgtgtttttctattctgtaaatatagatatctgagtaataatatcacataaagcaaaataagccacgaaatctggcgcaacaccccgtaattgatttgcttatgatgtagctaacaactgcgcagaaaaaaggcatccgctactttttatctcatagagataacttttgatcgttcataaacatcgaccacaatcaacgccgtatatcttttttaaagatatttcttgtttcttttacAGGAACACTCTTTTCAACGAAAATTTAATCTATGCGGAGAGTATCGTCTCTGAAAatcctatgcagactgcacatgcttatctgggacgatattttatGCAGATGCGTCATACACGGGTTTCAAAATGACTGTTTCATTTCTattgatgtttatttaaatttgtacaaaaacATATGGCGAATATTGTGTATGCATAACTTGGTTTTTGAATCGGAACGTGTTAATAATTTTGCAAAGTGACCAGACAAGATTACAGGGCCCGGGAGATATTACTTACATAAATCATAATCTACGATAAATATCATGAAAAACACAAGGGCTTTAAACccttttatgtcccccaccactatagtgggggacatatcgttttttccctgtctgttggtctgtatgtCTGTTGgttttgcgccaactttaacattttgcaatagcttttgctatattgaagatagcaacttcatatttggcatgcatgtgtatctcatgaagctgcacattttgagtggtaaaacttaaaaacttaaaacttaaaacttaaaggtcagggtcatcctttaaggtcaaaggtaaaaaaactaaatcaaagcggcgcagaaggggacatattgtttctgaCATTTCTTAGTTAATCTCCTTATATAAAGTTTTATGTgcttttttatacaaattttcaTAACATGTAATGGGTTTGCTTTCTTCAACATCTTTTAGTATCCAAGCCGTGATATTATTcgattaattttaaatgtatgcatgtgtatagtgtTGCAATGGCTTCGATATTCACTTCATGTAGTGTGATTTAAGGTGTTAAAATCATACATCGACTGCATTTACagtaatgctttataatataaTTAGAACGTTCATTGCACTCCTTTTACATTCAGTATAATATGTTTGGACTGAATAGGTTAAAAAGAGACGATTCttcacgcacatacattaagccccattttcccagagcgagccTCAAATGTTAAATGAACGCTTAAAAACTGTCGGAGAAACCATTAAACCATCGAATAAACCAACACTTACtatatttatcaattttgtaTAACCTAGACAACTTTCGACtcaaatgtgtacatgtatgGTAAATTCCTGTTGTACAGGCCGAAATAATTTAAGTAAACAAATATGTGTGTTATGCCGGATTTGTGTAAccgttttatcaattttaaagcaaattacaTGACCGAGTTCAGTTACTTATTTTATCGGGTTGCATTAAGCTATGTCACCTTACTTTATAGATCAACCCGTGCATTAAATGGCAAATCTTCATTCGAATTGGTAGTTGAATTCAGACAAACTGACCTTATACGTATGCACTCAGTCAGCAAATATTTATATGATGCTTCGATGCAATACGGGTTACTTCACAAAGCTACTTcataaataatgaacatttgagaGCCAAACTTTATATACAGTTGTTATTTCAGGCAAGCCGTTGTTCCGATAGACGGTCCCACCCGGCAGATAGCGGTGAGCGGCCGGCTTTCTTCCGGTGACCTCGCGGTATTCGACGACAAAGCGGCGAATGCCGTCCTTTTAGACGCCGAGATGCAACTGAAGTCCGGCTATCCGACGATCGCCACCTCCTCTATGGTGGCGCGTCGGAGCCACATGAGCCTCCCGGAAGATGTGGAAAGCCAACCGGATATGAAGTTTTTCGCGGAGCTAGTGAAACCCGTTAAAAAATGGAAATTCCAAAAGGAGAAATTAAAGACGCTTGAACCGTCGAAGCACGGGTTTCACCAGAGGAGTCAGTCTCCGACGTTTCGCAGGCTTGTCAGCGCAACGGAAAAGCTGCAGCATTTAGTGACTTTGGGCGACAGCGATGCACCTAGTCCTAGCGTTGATATTATTGAGACTCAAGTCGAAATGCCTCCGGAGGCGGTAGTGCGTTCGTCGTCTCGTTATACTAAGTCGGAACCGAACACCACGCGGGTGAACAAAGTGGAGTCGCTCCCGGCCACCGGGAACTTTTACCCGACGGGTCGGTTCAATTTTCAGCCCGAGGTGCGGACAATTGAGCCCGTGCGACGGGAGGAACCATTCGTTGAGGAGGACGAGGATGAGGAAGATTCCTACACGTGCACGCCGAGCCCCAGGCTGCTCACGCCGCCACCTCCACCGCCTCCTTTTGTTAAAAAGCATAAACAACGCTCAAAGCGGTTGCATCAAGAGTTTAAGGTAGATTTCAAAAAGCTTGACTCTCATTCGGAGCTTCATTTGTTTCTTCCTCATATACAAGACAATTCAAGGGCGGCTACTCCGGATAGCCCGaatacaaattattataaaatgagaCACGAGTTGCCTCCCATTAATGACTTTCCGGGCCAAAAGTCACCGGACGATGAAAGGAACAAATCAAAgaaaaaacagacaaaaaagaaaaagaagcaTCCTTCGCGAATTAAATCGGGAATTAACGATGAAACTGGTGTTAGCGACCATTTGAACGATGTACCAACACTTATTTCACTCGCAAATGACAATGATTATCACCCCGAGTCAATGTGTGTGTTTGAAAAGTGCAAATTTCACCAGCATAGAAAAACTATGAATATTCGACAACCGTAAATTTTTGTCAGATAGAAAAAATAGTTCCGTGTTCTGTTTTTTGGTCGATCTTTTAATTTTTGCCTTTAACATGTATGCATCTCTCCGTGACGCATATTTCTGTCTTCAAACGCTATATAAttttaccaaaattataacaaatatattatttgccGCCCTTTTATGATGACATATGTTCCCATAATTACcacaaataatcaaaatatctttGCGCTTTTCGATGacttttataatttaaaacaggaacttttatttgaagtattttgGTCAAAAGTTTACTTTTATAGGTCTTTTGTGATCTGTCACTGCATTACTAACATGAACATTATAGATCTGTATTCCGTTGCCTTGAACGTATGACACAGAATCCTCCGATAATAAATCCCTTTCTTTCTACCCAGCATTTTTTTGGGATAGAAAATCGAAAACGGAACTCgtaatattttgctttttttgtcaTCTATCATCAAATATGTTAACATTTACCTTAAGGACTAGATTGAACAACTAAACGAGAGTGATAAACACATAAGAGGATTGTTggatatatgagtcgcgttctgagaaaactgggctctatgcatgtgcgtaaagtgtcatcccagattagcccgtgcagtccgcacaggctaatcagggacgaaaaatgtcatcccagattagcctgtgcagtccgcacaggctaatcagagacgacactttcagcttttatggtatttttagcttggcgttttcggagaaaacccgaggtattgtcatagccagctcgtcgtccgccgtccgccgtccgacgtccgccgccCGCATCGTGCtttaaccttaacattttgttaaggttttgaacattggctctaaaatcaaattgcttcaacctacaactttgaaacttaatatgtagatgcaccttgatgagttctacatgccacactcatttttgggtcactaggtcaaaggtcaaggtcactgtgacctatagaaaaatctgacaagctttcatttattcaaaactgcacacgtagccgagcttggcacccgttatgcggtgctcttgttagtttcaaggaagtcctccttacctaaaatcaagtttaggcggaaagtgccgtccctgattagcgtgtgcggactgcacaggctaatctgggatgacactttactacgcacatgcattaagcacagttttctcagaacaaggctcatttatatttat contains:
- the LOC127854214 gene encoding uncharacterized protein LOC127854214 isoform X2: MLKLKVVNIKSPQLSRLKWPLLHPIPEAQAVVPIDGPTRQIAVSGRLSSGDLAVFDDKAANAVLLDAEMQLKSGYPTIATSSMVARRSHMSLPEDVESQPDMKFFAELVKPVKKWKFQKEKLKTLEPSKHGFHQRSQSPTFRRLVSATEKLQHLVTLGDSDAPSPSVDIIETQVEMPPEAVVRSSSRYTKSEPNTTRVNKVESLPATGNFYPTGRFNFQPEVRTIEPVRREEPFVEEDEDEEDSYTCTPSPRLLTPPPPPPPFVKKHKQRSKRLHQEFKVDFKKLDSHSELHLFLPHIQDNSRAATPDSPNTNYYKMRHELPPINDFPGQKSPDDERNKSKKKQTKKKKKHPSRIKSGINDETGVSDHLNDVPTLISLANDNDYHPESMCVFEKCKFHQHRKTMNIRQP
- the LOC127854214 gene encoding uncharacterized protein LOC127854214 isoform X1, encoding MTSKYYAPVILERFNSRQIRRHHRRIRNKQMSDFYNRQAVVPIDGPTRQIAVSGRLSSGDLAVFDDKAANAVLLDAEMQLKSGYPTIATSSMVARRSHMSLPEDVESQPDMKFFAELVKPVKKWKFQKEKLKTLEPSKHGFHQRSQSPTFRRLVSATEKLQHLVTLGDSDAPSPSVDIIETQVEMPPEAVVRSSSRYTKSEPNTTRVNKVESLPATGNFYPTGRFNFQPEVRTIEPVRREEPFVEEDEDEEDSYTCTPSPRLLTPPPPPPPFVKKHKQRSKRLHQEFKVDFKKLDSHSELHLFLPHIQDNSRAATPDSPNTNYYKMRHELPPINDFPGQKSPDDERNKSKKKQTKKKKKHPSRIKSGINDETGVSDHLNDVPTLISLANDNDYHPESMCVFEKCKFHQHRKTMNIRQP